In the genome of Paenibacillus sp. GP183, the window GACGCTAAGTACCTGGCGGAAAAGATCGCCGGACTTCGTATTTTTGAAGATGAGCTTGGCAAAATGAACCTGTCGATCCAGGATATAGGCGGACAGATATTGTCCGTATCTCAATTCACGCTGTATGGCGATTGCCGCAAAGGAAAACGCCCGAATTTTATGGCTGCTGCCAGGCCGGAGCTTGCTGCTCCGCTGTATGAGAGGTTTAACGATCTTATGCGTTCTCAGGGCTTGCAGGTAGAAACGGGAGCATTCGGGGAAATGATGGATGTGTCCTTGATCAATTGGGGACCGGTCACACTAGTCATAGATAGCAAATGAAGAATATGATGGGCTGCATTGGATCAGACTAAGGGCATCATGAAATCGTAAGGAGCCCGAGGTATGCGTCAATCTCTCAAACATAAGATGATCGTTTCACCCGAAAATCAAATGCAGCACGCTTCTTACTCGGAAGTTCTCGGCCGATCCCCGAATTTTTGTGATGTAGAGATGAGCAGTGAATTTGCCTCGATGCAGGAAAAGCTGAAGAATACAGTTAAAAAGTCTTTTCGGTAAAACAGCCTTCATCAGGCTTTTTTTTGTGTTTTCAAGCTGCTGAGCTTTTCCAGCCATTTCTCACACAAGTCGAAATGTGATAGACTATGATTTGATGCATGAAGATGTTTATCTTGGAGGGCTTAATTTTGAACAAACGTTTAGACTATTCCATGAACACGAATCCTAGATGGAAGCTTTGGATGTCGGCGCTTATCGTAATATCCATCTTTTCCGCTCTCGGCGCGCTCTTTTATCAACATCAACATAAACATTCGAACGCTAAAGCTCACCTAAAGGGCACGAACACATTGGAACAAGTCAAAACGACTGGAAAAATAAAAGACAATTATGATGTGATCGTCGTTGGGACGGATCCTGAGGGAATCGCGGCGGCGCTATCGGCGGCGAGAAACGGCCTTTCCACATTGCTTATAGATGGCAAGAATCGAGAAATACTAGGCGGTCTTATGACTTTGGGCTGGCTGAATACAATCGATATGAACCGTACATCGGATCAACATAGTGTGTTCAATAAAGGAATTTTTTCCGAGTGGTTCAGCAAAATTGAAGGCGATTCTTTTGATGTCATCACGGCAGCGAATGCTTTTAAAGATTTGGTGAAGAATGAAAAAAATATAGATCTGCTTTTGAAAGCAAGAGAAATTAATCCGCTGACTGCAAGCAGCGGCAATGGAAATGGCAGCATGGTCATGCAGGGCATACAGATTGTAAAAGAGGATGGCAGCAAGCAAACGATTAAAGCGAAATCGGTTATTGATGCTACTCAAGATGCAGATCTGGCTGCAGCAGCAGGAGTTCCCTTTACATATGGCCGCGAGGATTTGGGAGATCCGGGAGCAAAGATGGCTGTAACTCTCGTGTTTCGTTTGAAGAATATCACACCCGAGGTATGGAAACAGATTCAAAGCCGTCTCAATGGCGACAATGATCCGGACACTGGAGCTAATGAAGTGTCTGCTTGGGGTTACGGTGAAATGTACAGCTATCCTGAAGTGAATAAAGGCAAAGCCAAAATGCGCGGACTGAACATCGGTCGGCAAAGCAATAACACCATGCTCATAAACGCCCTGCAGATTTTTGGCATAGACGGTTTGGATCCGAAAAGCCGTGAGGAAGCGATGACCATCGGGAAGAATGAAATTGTTCATGTGGTTGAATATATGAAAAAGCATTTCCCCGAATTCGCCAATGTGGAGCTGGACTCGGCTGCTCCTGAGCTGTATGTTCGCGAAACACGACATATTCAGGGAGAATACAGACTGCATATTATGGATGTGTTGGAAAATAAAGACCAATGGGATCGAATCGCTTTTGGTTCATATCCGGTAGATATCCAGCGGCTTGCCGCTACCGATAGCGGAGCCGTGATGGGCAAACCCGTGCAAT includes:
- the dtd gene encoding D-aminoacyl-tRNA deacylase, with translation MRVVVQRCKQAEVSAAGRVIGRIGQGLMLLVGVTHDDKEQDAKYLAEKIAGLRIFEDELGKMNLSIQDIGGQILSVSQFTLYGDCRKGKRPNFMAAARPELAAPLYERFNDLMRSQGLQVETGAFGEMMDVSLINWGPVTLVIDSK
- a CDS encoding FAD-dependent oxidoreductase, with translation MNKRLDYSMNTNPRWKLWMSALIVISIFSALGALFYQHQHKHSNAKAHLKGTNTLEQVKTTGKIKDNYDVIVVGTDPEGIAAALSAARNGLSTLLIDGKNREILGGLMTLGWLNTIDMNRTSDQHSVFNKGIFSEWFSKIEGDSFDVITAANAFKDLVKNEKNIDLLLKAREINPLTASSGNGNGSMVMQGIQIVKEDGSKQTIKAKSVIDATQDADLAAAAGVPFTYGREDLGDPGAKMAVTLVFRLKNITPEVWKQIQSRLNGDNDPDTGANEVSAWGYGEMYSYPEVNKGKAKMRGLNIGRQSNNTMLINALQIFGIDGLDPKSREEAMTIGKNEIVHVVEYMKKHFPEFANVELDSAAPELYVRETRHIQGEYRLHIMDVLENKDQWDRIAFGSYPVDIQRLAATDSGAVMGKPVQYAVPFRSIVPLKVDRLLVVGRSASYDTLPHGSARVIPTGMAEGEAAGAAAKLAQEKNITFRQLAESRDDVALLQERLNQQGMELKPFSIKPQPFMLHKEYAGLKTAISLALTAGGHKNEFHLDDPANPKSMANLVRSAHIMMPSAFKGEADAAIADLPDPAKAALTLEQASYTITQALGIQALPAQATDLLVKQKLLTHESLDLISNKQKLTYGDTYMMIKDLKIGLTGNP